Proteins co-encoded in one Tachysurus fulvidraco isolate hzauxx_2018 chromosome 17, HZAU_PFXX_2.0, whole genome shotgun sequence genomic window:
- the LOC113658066 gene encoding uncharacterized protein LOC113658066, translating into MYTESKRMQYFSEKWGKIDPVQYVLGTRFATRYNRTTGTFSQTIVKDKYVYIPILETLQFIYKHPKIKDMMARDSQQKTNFLYDMMESSLRIMNSSQNKGMQFRSNFIFDEFECVKTLGSKRGIHKLGTIYFTIRNISPKYNSSLLNIHLVALFHAQDIKIYGFDKILEPLVQDISTLETNGIRIPLFDHTVYGTIVQVTGDNLGVHSIFGFVEPFSARYCCGFCLLEKEDFQTVFSEDSPRMSLRTKELHAEHCQRMQSNPGLPYVMGVKKSYLLNFLQYFHTTANFSVDIMHDILDEVAQYEMILLIHHLIGNFTTSAEVHRRIQSFNYGFMEQNNKHPGVELREGSNDLGLNATQNWCLLRYLPIIFEDIVCPNDQHWFLFILLLVSIVFSSVISTGITIYLKHLIAEHHSLFKHLFPDKKLLPKHHFMVH; encoded by the coding sequence ATGTACACTGAGAGCAAGAGAATGCAGTACTTTTCAGAGAAATGGGGAAAAATAGATCCTGTTCAATATGTTCTCGGAACAAGATTTGCTACAAGGTATAACAGAACAACTGGAACTTTTTCCCAAACCATTGTTAAggataaatatgtatatataccaATTCTAGAGACATTACAGTTCATTTATAAGCACCCTAAAATTAAAGATATGATGGCGAGAGActcacaacaaaaaacaaattttctTTATGACATGATGGAGAGTTCTTTAAGAATCATGAACTCTTCTCAAAACAAAGGCATGCAGTTCAGATCCAACTTTATTTTTGATGAATTTGAATGCGTAAAAACCCTTGGGTCAAAACGAGGAATACATAAGTTAGGAACTATCTATTTTACCATTAGAAATATTTCCCCAAAATACAACTCCAGTTTACTAAATATCCATTTAGTCGCTTTATTTCATGCACAAGATATCAAAATATATGGGTTTGATAAAATACTAGAGCCGCTTGTCCAGGATATTTCAACACTGGAAACCAATGGAATTCGGATTCCTTTATTTGATCATACAGTTTATGGAACCATTGTCCAAGTTACTGGTGACAACCTTGGTGTCCATTCCATATTTGGTTTCGTGGAACCGTTTAGTGCTAGGTACTGTTGCGGCTTTTGCCTACTAGAGAAAGAGGACTTTCAAACAGTGTTCAGTGAAGATAGTCCAAGGATGTCATTGCGAACTAAAGAACTTCATGCAGAACACTGCCAGAGAATGCAGAGCAATCCCGGTCTTCCTTATGTAATGGGAGTAAAAAAGTCTTACCTTTTAaattttttgcaatattttcaCACCACTGCAAATTTTTCAGTTGATATTATGCATGATATATTAGATGAGGTTGCACAATATGAGATGATATTACTCATTCATCATCTGATTGGCAATTTCACCACATCAGCAGAAGTACACAGAAGAATTCAGAGTTTTAACTATGGCTTTAtggaacaaaacaacaaacatccTGGTGTAGAATTAAGAGAGGGTTCCAATGACTTGGGCTTAAATGCCACTCAGAACTGGTGTTTACTGCGTTATCTGCCCATTATATTTGAAGATATTGTGTGTCCTAATGATCAGCActggtttttgttcattttattgctTGTCAGTATAGTGTTTTCTTCGGTTATATCCACTGGTATTACCATTTATTTGAAACACCTGATTGCAGAGCACCACAGTTTGTTTAAGCATTTGTTCCCTGATAAGAAATTGTTGCCAAAGCATCATTTTATGGTGCATTAA